One Heteronotia binoei isolate CCM8104 ecotype False Entrance Well chromosome 10, APGP_CSIRO_Hbin_v1, whole genome shotgun sequence genomic region harbors:
- the C10H1orf74 gene encoding UPF0739 protein C1orf74 homolog, with product MAKPFPQLLIDAAQRHLRAGKKGLSRSSSLQLAGKILAVAAGLKPAFLYDYNLAGRPQILNYVQSIGDLGCRLHILSIADHVLIINLDMTVQWLEMVLQDNKVVFVDVSAARTSPGFCDKADVDSIKAHISEILNHLKALAVDPSWVLSSSSVFSAEWNLCTLFGVLLGYPAAYSFPAPKSFDNCLSLTPLRVFTVQTTFCRISDDLRVQLYSFSVPENLYSRMKTGIEEWSETLQDASRLQKDFSDLGITSEIVTLEAVAL from the coding sequence ATGGCCAAGCCGTTCCCGCAACTTCTCATCGATGCGGCTCAACGTCATCTCAGGGCAGGCAAGAAAGGCTTATCCCGGTCTTCCTCTTTGCAACTGGCTGGAAAGATACTTGCCGTAGCCGCTGGCTTAAAGCCAGCTTTTCTCTATGATTACAATTTGGCTGGACGCCCTCAGATCCTGAACTACGTGCAGAGCATCGGTGACCTTGGATGTCGGTTACACATTTTGAGCATCGCTGATCATGTTCTGATAATCAACTTGGACATGACGGTGCAGTGGCTGGAGATGGTCCTGCAGGACAATAAAGTCGTCTTTGTTGACGTTTCCGCTGCCAGGACGAGCCCTGGCTTCTGTGACAAAGCAGACGTAGATTCCATAAAAGCACATATATCTGAGATCCTGAATCATCTTAAAGCGTTGGCAGTAGACCCATCCTGGGTCctctcttccagctctgtttttTCTGCTGAATGGAATCTGTGTACCCTCTTTGGTGTATTGCTAGGATACCCGGCAGCCTACAGTTTCCCTGCTCCTAAGAGCTTTGACAACTGTCTTTCTCTGACCCCGCTGAGAGTGTTCACGGTCCAAACCACGTTCTGCAGGATAAGCGACGATCTCAGGGTTCAACTTTATTCTTTTAGCGTCCCGGAAAATTTATATTCCCGCATGAAAACTGGTATCGAGGAGTGGTCTGAAACGTTACAGGATGCTTCTAGGCTTCAGAAAGACTTTTCAGATCTTGGCATTACTTCTGAGATTGTCACTTTGGAGGCGGTGGCTTTGTAA